The Polyangium aurulentum genomic interval CTTCCGCCTTGCGGACGCAGCCCGGGGCCACGCGCGGCTGCGGCGCATCGAGGATCGCCGATTGGCTATGCCGGGTGTGTACCAGCAGGCTCGTGAAGAGCGCGCCACGCAGCGCGGTGAGCAGCATCGGCGAGGCCCATGCCTGCTCGATCTGGCCGCGGAAGAGCTGCGCGACCTCGTGTACCGTGCGGCCGGGTCCGTCCTCGAGGTCGAGCGCCACATCGAAGCAGATCGGGCCGCGCAGCGCAGTGCCCGTGAGCGCGGTGAAATGGGCGTCGAGCGCTTTGCGATCGATCACCAGGGACCGCCCGTGAAATGGCGCGTCGACATCGAGAACGCAGGATCGCCCTGGTGAGAACAGCGCACCCCGCCGGTCCGGCACGACGCGGAAGCGCTCGCCTGCGTGGTCACCTCTGCTCTCTCCTCCGGCCGAGAGAGACAGGACGTACTGCTCCCCGCTGTCCGGCAGGAAGGCCCGCCCTCCGCCGGTCCACTCGCCCATCACGACGCGGGTTGCGCCGGAGGAGACGACCTCCAGCGCACAGCCGAAAGGTGCGCCGCGCCTGGGCTCGAGGGTCGCCTCCGCGTACACGCGGCTGAAGACCACCCGGGCCTCGCCGACGTCGCTGGTGCGCACGAGCCGAGCCCGCGCAATCCCCGCCCCCGCCCCCGGCGCCTGCGCGGCGCGCGCGGGCCCGTCCCCTCCATGGCTCGTTTGGACGAAGCGACGCGCACCCTCCGGCATTGGCGAGGAAGGAAGCGCAAATGTTTCGAGGATGTCAAGCTTTTGCGAGCCCACGAGGTAGGACCGGCCGCGCCGACACCATTTCGCAGCGGAACGTCTGGCCTAGCAGTCCGGCTTTCCTGCGGCTTTACAGATATGGCTCTCGGAGCGAGCGACGTTCCAGACGCGGACGTTGTCGATGAGCCCGTCCAGC includes:
- a CDS encoding AraC family transcriptional regulator yields the protein MRTSDVGEARVVFSRVYAEATLEPRRGAPFGCALEVVSSGATRVVMGEWTGGGRAFLPDSGEQYVLSLSAGGESRGDHAGERFRVVPDRRGALFSPGRSCVLDVDAPFHGRSLVIDRKALDAHFTALTGTALRGPICFDVALDLEDGPGRTVHEVAQLFRGQIEQAWASPMLLTALRGALFTSLLVHTRHSQSAILDAPQPRVAPGCVRKAEEYMAAHAAQPITLADIVAAAGVPERSLRAAFVACRGMPPMSFLRRRRFELARRHLAEPSAGTSVAGVVAALGLGNPGRFSVEYKRWFGESPSETLFAGRVAAGLPRLSRDDRKR